The proteins below come from a single Oscillospiraceae bacterium genomic window:
- a CDS encoding PBSX family phage terminase large subunit has protein sequence MRLKEKIPGVFWPVHTAIRSGGISEVVAKGGRGSGKSSYLSIELVWQMLRRPDCHAVVLRKVGGTLRNSVYNQIVWAIGELGCAGYFRCTVSPMECTYLPTGQKILFFGLDDPGKLKSLKLPFGSVGVCWFEELDQFDGPEEVRNVEQTVLRGGSWALTLKSFNPPAMARSWVNRYALEQRPGKLVHHSTYRDLPRGLLGERFWEDAAHLERTNPAAYRHEYGGEVVGSGAAVFDNLQLRTLAQDELDRCDRVYHGVDWGWYPDPWAYNAVCYDAARRTLIIYDELTRRRTPNRETARLLAERGLTDPDSGPLTADAAEPKSCADYRAAGLPCRAAQKGPGSVRQSMKWLQGLAAIVIDPARCPDTAAEFSEYEYARDPRTGEVLPGYPDVNNHHIDAVRYALEGVWRRRGN, from the coding sequence GTGAGATTGAAGGAAAAGATACCGGGCGTTTTCTGGCCGGTGCATACCGCGATACGCAGCGGCGGCATCAGCGAGGTCGTGGCCAAGGGCGGGCGCGGGTCGGGCAAGTCCAGCTATCTGTCCATCGAGCTTGTGTGGCAGATGCTGCGCCGCCCGGACTGCCATGCCGTGGTGCTGCGCAAGGTGGGCGGCACACTGCGCAACAGTGTGTACAACCAGATCGTATGGGCCATCGGGGAGCTGGGCTGCGCGGGGTACTTCCGCTGCACGGTCAGCCCGATGGAATGTACCTACCTGCCGACCGGGCAGAAAATTTTGTTCTTCGGGCTGGACGACCCGGGCAAACTGAAAAGCCTGAAGCTGCCGTTCGGCTCGGTGGGGGTCTGCTGGTTTGAGGAGCTTGACCAGTTTGACGGCCCCGAGGAGGTGCGCAATGTCGAGCAGACGGTGCTGCGCGGCGGCAGCTGGGCGCTGACGCTGAAAAGCTTCAACCCGCCGGCTATGGCGCGCAGCTGGGTCAACCGCTACGCGCTGGAGCAGCGCCCCGGCAAGCTGGTACACCACTCGACCTACCGCGACCTGCCCCGCGGGCTGCTGGGGGAGCGGTTCTGGGAGGATGCAGCGCATCTTGAGCGGACAAACCCGGCGGCATACCGGCATGAGTACGGCGGCGAGGTGGTGGGCAGCGGCGCAGCGGTGTTTGACAATTTGCAGCTGCGCACCCTTGCGCAGGACGAGCTGGACCGCTGCGACCGGGTCTACCACGGCGTTGACTGGGGCTGGTACCCCGACCCATGGGCCTACAATGCGGTGTGCTATGATGCGGCGCGGCGCACGCTGATCATCTATGACGAGCTGACCCGCCGACGAACCCCCAACCGCGAGACGGCCCGGCTGCTGGCAGAGCGCGGCCTGACCGACCCCGACAGCGGCCCGCTTACGGCGGACGCCGCCGAGCCGAAATCCTGCGCCGACTACCGCGCCGCCGGGCTGCCCTGCCGTGCGGCGCAAAAGGGCCCCGGCAGCGTGCGGCAGAGCATGAAGTGGCTGCAGGGGCTGGCGGCCATCGTCATCGACCCGGCGCGCTGCCCGGACACGGCGGCCGAGTTCAGCGAGTATGAGTATGCGCGCGACCCCCGCACCGGCGAGGTGCTGCCCGGCTACCCCGATGTGAACAACCACCACATTGATGCGGTGCGCTACGCGCTGGAAGGGGTGTGGAGAAGGAGAGGAAATTGA
- a CDS encoding terminase small subunit, with product MCEINADHVLGELAEIAFAVPGEEGGPPVKVADKLRALEMLYKHLGLGDGAREEGVVIVDE from the coding sequence TTGTGCGAAATTAACGCGGACCATGTGCTGGGCGAGCTGGCCGAGATCGCCTTCGCCGTCCCGGGGGAGGAGGGCGGCCCGCCGGTCAAGGTGGCCGATAAGCTGCGCGCACTCGAGATGCTCTACAAGCATCTGGGGCTGGGGGACGGCGCAAGGGAGGAGGGGGTCGTCATCGTGGACGAATGA